In the genome of bacterium, one region contains:
- a CDS encoding YifB family Mg chelatase-like AAA ATPase, producing MLAKVFSAGLEGIDGYPVEIEVDVRKGLPAEVVVGLPDLAVKESKDRVQSAMLNSGFGYPDDRITVNLAPADVRKEGPFFDLPIALGVLAASGQLSCSDLGDAFIMGELALTGGIRPLRGLLSVALMARRQGCRRLLVPRQNASEAALVEGLDVRGVESLAEAVAFLEGRTEVAPAAVDRGGLFRAGAAYPVDLDEVKGQAHAKRALEIAVAGGHNLLMIGPPGAGKSMLAKRIPTILPEMSMEEALETTRIHSSVGRITPGCPLVSGRPFFSPHHSISDIGLIGGGARIRPGVVSLAHNGVLFLDELPEFKRSVLEVLRQPLEDGEVTISRAAGSVTYPAAFMLVAAMNPCPCGYFTDPRRECRCGPGRIRKYMSRVSGPLLDRIDLHVDVPRITYGDMVSPRPAESSAAVRERVRKARALQAGRFAGTGSCVNARMGAKALRKFARPDREGRELLRRAMEELGFSARGHDRVLKVARTIADLGGEPEVGAGHVAEAIQYRSLDRESWL from the coding sequence CGGCCATGCTCAACTCCGGGTTCGGCTACCCCGACGACCGCATCACCGTCAACCTCGCCCCCGCCGACGTCAGGAAGGAAGGACCTTTCTTCGACCTGCCCATCGCCCTCGGGGTCCTGGCCGCCAGCGGCCAACTGTCGTGCTCCGACCTGGGGGACGCCTTCATCATGGGGGAGCTGGCTCTGACCGGGGGAATCCGCCCCCTGCGGGGCCTGCTGTCGGTGGCGCTGATGGCCCGTCGACAGGGGTGCCGGCGGCTGCTCGTTCCCCGGCAGAACGCCTCCGAGGCGGCTTTGGTCGAGGGACTCGATGTCCGGGGGGTGGAAAGTTTGGCCGAAGCCGTGGCTTTTCTGGAGGGGCGGACCGAGGTCGCCCCGGCCGCGGTCGACCGCGGCGGGCTCTTTCGCGCCGGGGCCGCCTACCCGGTCGATCTGGACGAGGTCAAGGGGCAGGCTCACGCCAAGCGGGCCCTGGAGATCGCCGTGGCCGGCGGCCATAACCTGCTGATGATCGGCCCACCGGGGGCGGGGAAATCGATGCTGGCCAAGCGGATCCCCACCATCCTTCCGGAGATGAGCATGGAGGAGGCGCTGGAGACCACCAGGATCCATTCCAGCGTCGGCCGGATAACCCCCGGCTGTCCCCTGGTCTCCGGCCGGCCTTTTTTCAGCCCCCACCACTCCATCTCCGACATCGGCCTGATCGGGGGCGGCGCCAGAATCCGGCCCGGCGTGGTCAGTCTCGCCCACAACGGGGTTCTCTTCCTCGACGAACTCCCCGAGTTCAAGCGCAGCGTCCTGGAGGTGCTGCGCCAGCCGCTCGAGGACGGGGAAGTCACCATCAGCCGGGCCGCCGGGTCGGTGACGTATCCGGCGGCGTTCATGCTGGTGGCGGCGATGAATCCATGCCCCTGCGGGTATTTTACCGATCCCCGCCGGGAATGCCGCTGCGGCCCAGGGAGGATCAGGAAGTACATGTCCCGGGTATCGGGCCCGCTTCTGGATCGGATCGACCTGCATGTCGACGTTCCCCGGATAACGTATGGGGACATGGTTTCTCCGCGCCCCGCGGAAAGTTCGGCCGCGGTTCGGGAGCGTGTCCGGAAAGCCCGGGCCCTTCAGGCGGGGCGTTTCGCCGGAACCGGAAGCTGCGTCAACGCCCGGATGGGGGCGAAAGCGCTGCGGAAGTTCGCCCGCCCCGACCGAGAGGGGCGGGAACTTCTGCGCCGGGCCATGGAGGAACTGGGGTTTTCGGCCCGGGGCCACGACCGGGTTCTGAAAGTAGCCAGAACCATCGCCGATCTCGGAGGGGAGCCGGAGGTCGGCGCCGGGCACGTGGCCGAAGCCATCCAGTACCGGAGCCTGGATCGTGAATCCTGGCTTTAG
- the radC gene encoding DNA repair protein RadC, whose product MGADNDPRRGHRRRLRERFLKGGLDGFHDYEILELLLTLATPRRDCKATARLLLRRFGSLRAVLDASPEELRQVSGVGEINVFGLRLPRALAGRYLEEQARAACGFGRTGSPHEVVEYLRQEFGSLPRERFVVLYLDSSNRVKEREVLFEGTIDQAAVYPREVAAAALRKGAGRLVLVHNHPGGSLRPSRDDLALTEKLTAACRLLDIEVLDHLIVTECGYYSMKEHGEIGR is encoded by the coding sequence ATGGGCGCCGACAACGATCCGCGCCGCGGCCATCGCCGCCGGCTCCGGGAGAGGTTTCTCAAGGGGGGGCTGGACGGTTTTCACGATTACGAAATCCTCGAGCTCCTCCTGACTCTGGCCACCCCCCGCCGGGACTGCAAAGCGACCGCTCGTCTGCTCCTGCGGCGGTTCGGATCGCTTCGGGCGGTTCTCGATGCGTCGCCCGAGGAACTGCGGCAGGTCTCCGGAGTGGGGGAGATCAACGTTTTCGGTCTGCGTCTGCCGCGGGCCCTGGCCGGCCGGTACCTGGAAGAACAGGCTCGGGCCGCATGCGGCTTCGGGCGTACGGGGTCCCCTCATGAAGTCGTCGAGTACCTTCGCCAGGAATTCGGGAGTCTTCCCCGGGAACGATTCGTGGTATTGTACCTGGATTCGTCCAACCGGGTTAAGGAGAGGGAAGTGTTGTTCGAGGGAACCATCGATCAAGCCGCGGTCTATCCCCGGGAAGTGGCGGCGGCCGCGCTCCGCAAGGGAGCCGGGCGCCTGGTCCTCGTCCACAACCACCCGGGGGGCTCGCTGCGCCCGAGCCGCGACGATCTGGCTCTGACCGAGAAACTGACGGCCGCCTGCCGATTGCTCGACATCGAGGTGCTCGACCACCTGATCGTCACCGAATGCGGATATTACAGCATGAAAGAGCATGGGGAGATCGGAAGATGA
- a CDS encoding tetratricopeptide repeat protein, translating to MIGPQASRPNGRPSRFGWLVGAALAAIVWILSWRQVSDPDFWLHVAAGDRILETGRVPDVDPFSYTRAGAPWHDHSWGAEAVFALASRGGLPGLYLVRWALLSLAFIGIYLSCRRFLLPAAAGLLTLAAAAAAAGRFFLRPELFTYLGMAWLLFILEKEGRSRLWIPPLMLFWANVHGAFTIGLFILGAWTLGTGLEAWAGKQSWKDARTVLGWALAGGAACLINPHGIRAFFYSGNTGFLKNFIYSWQPFFAVDPGSWSFSQWAFPTAILLVAAAFLSKPRAARWPEVLLFAGLAVLGVRSTRNIFFLLIAAPIPVARALGGGPLARGPQTAVRAVFFGAVAAAAVWGYFLPRFVSDPYGSEFHRGPGFGLSPTAYPLRAAAFMRANLPGVRFFNTFSTGAYLAWRLGEPVFVDGRLDVYGPEFLLGYNRLLLEPERFPEVARSWNFRAALVDHANPSNYALLAWLNHSPDWLLAAYDANAAVFLERAFPGAGALAEAGKNDRPDPARLPAREAYAVGRLLLRLELPREALPFLTKAAEEHPDSPTAGSAVALAFALNDDTEKARRWCRRVLEEEPDDAKTRLLWAHLLWKQGHPDRAGIEASRALAEDPSLSRGWETLGDILLQEGRDGEALAAYERAAERKDLTGEGATRAGTILLQRGRFEAAAEYFRRVADGDSTYPEARIALAGCLARTDRRAEAMELYASCALQYPEYADACRYNLSRLLGEDGRREEARETAAEIRDPARREQALESVTGDRNRQ from the coding sequence ATGATCGGACCGCAAGCATCTAGGCCGAACGGACGACCTTCGCGGTTCGGTTGGCTGGTCGGCGCCGCCCTGGCTGCGATCGTATGGATCTTGTCGTGGCGGCAGGTCAGCGACCCCGACTTCTGGTTGCACGTGGCCGCCGGCGACCGGATATTGGAAACCGGCCGCGTCCCCGACGTCGATCCCTTTTCCTACACCCGGGCCGGGGCACCCTGGCACGATCATTCCTGGGGGGCCGAAGCGGTCTTCGCCCTCGCCTCCCGAGGGGGGTTACCCGGTCTTTACCTGGTCCGCTGGGCGTTGCTGTCCCTGGCCTTTATCGGCATTTACCTGTCCTGCCGCAGGTTCCTGCTCCCGGCAGCCGCCGGGTTGTTGACGCTGGCGGCCGCCGCCGCGGCCGCGGGGAGGTTTTTTCTACGGCCGGAACTTTTTACCTACCTGGGCATGGCCTGGCTCCTCTTCATCCTGGAAAAGGAAGGACGTTCGCGGTTATGGATTCCTCCGCTGATGCTCTTCTGGGCCAACGTTCACGGGGCCTTCACCATCGGGCTTTTCATCCTCGGCGCCTGGACCCTGGGGACGGGACTGGAGGCATGGGCCGGGAAACAATCCTGGAAGGATGCGCGGACGGTGCTGGGGTGGGCGCTGGCCGGGGGAGCCGCATGCTTGATCAATCCCCACGGGATCAGAGCGTTCTTCTATTCCGGCAACACCGGTTTTCTGAAGAATTTCATTTATTCCTGGCAGCCTTTTTTTGCCGTCGACCCCGGAAGCTGGTCGTTTTCCCAGTGGGCTTTCCCGACGGCGATACTGCTGGTGGCCGCGGCGTTTCTGTCCAAACCGCGGGCGGCGCGCTGGCCCGAGGTGCTCCTCTTCGCCGGGCTGGCCGTCCTGGGGGTCCGTTCGACCAGGAACATCTTCTTCCTTCTGATCGCGGCCCCCATCCCCGTTGCCCGCGCTCTCGGCGGCGGCCCGCTCGCCCGCGGCCCGCAGACGGCGGTCAGGGCGGTTTTCTTCGGAGCCGTAGCCGCGGCGGCGGTCTGGGGGTACTTCCTCCCCCGTTTCGTCTCCGATCCCTACGGCTCCGAATTCCACCGCGGGCCCGGCTTCGGACTGAGCCCGACCGCCTACCCCCTACGCGCCGCGGCGTTCATGCGCGCCAACCTTCCGGGCGTCAGATTTTTCAACACCTTCAGCACCGGGGCCTACCTGGCCTGGCGCCTGGGCGAACCCGTCTTCGTCGACGGAAGACTCGATGTGTACGGCCCGGAATTTCTCCTGGGGTACAACCGTCTCCTGCTGGAACCGGAGCGATTTCCCGAAGTCGCCCGCTCCTGGAATTTCAGAGCGGCCCTGGTCGATCACGCCAACCCCTCCAACTACGCGCTGCTGGCATGGCTCAACCACTCCCCGGATTGGCTCCTGGCCGCTTACGACGCCAACGCCGCCGTTTTTCTCGAGCGCGCCTTCCCCGGCGCCGGCGCGCTGGCCGAGGCGGGAAAAAACGATCGGCCCGATCCGGCGCGTCTCCCCGCCCGGGAAGCGTACGCCGTGGGTCGCTTGCTGTTGCGGCTGGAACTCCCCCGTGAGGCCCTTCCCTTCCTTACCAAAGCCGCCGAAGAACATCCGGATTCCCCCACCGCGGGGTCGGCCGTCGCCCTGGCCTTCGCCCTGAACGACGACACCGAAAAAGCCCGGCGCTGGTGCCGGCGCGTTCTGGAGGAAGAACCCGACGATGCCAAGACCAGGCTCCTCTGGGCCCATCTTCTCTGGAAACAGGGTCACCCGGATCGGGCCGGAATAGAAGCGTCCCGAGCCCTGGCGGAGGATCCGTCGCTCTCCCGAGGATGGGAAACCCTGGGAGATATCCTTCTTCAGGAAGGCCGTGACGGAGAAGCCCTGGCAGCTTACGAGCGCGCCGCCGAACGGAAAGATCTGACCGGGGAAGGAGCCACCCGGGCCGGCACCATCCTCCTGCAGCGCGGCCGATTCGAAGCGGCCGCCGAATATTTCCGCCGAGTCGCCGACGGCGACTCCACCTATCCCGAAGCCCGGATCGCCCTGGCCGGATGCCTGGCCCGGACCGACCGGAGGGCCGAAGCCATGGAACTTTACGCTTCCTGTGCTCTTCAGTACCCCGAATACGCGGACGCCTGCCGCTATAATCTATCCCGGCTGCTGGGCGAAGACGGGCGCCGGGAGGAAGCACGGGAAACCGCCGCAGAGATCCGCGATCCCGCCCGGCGGGAACAGGCGCTGGAATCCGTAACGGGGGACCGGAACCGACAATGA
- a CDS encoding MBL fold metallo-hydrolase, translating into MPPELPRGIVRMEAGPLAANCYLFTCPGTTATAVIDPGGDAPGIIDLIERSGLSPVAIVNTHAHVDHIAANRELVTRYGVPLAIHTRDGDALNDGVRNLSDFGFGSVESPPADRVLDDGESLEIGSCRLLVIATPGHTPGGICLYWEGGDDGPGVVFTGDTLFAGGVGRADFPGGSMSTLLASIRDRLYVLPPPTLVLPGHGPATTIGRERASNPFVRYP; encoded by the coding sequence ATGCCTCCCGAACTTCCCCGCGGCATCGTCAGAATGGAAGCCGGGCCCCTGGCGGCCAATTGTTACCTGTTCACCTGTCCGGGGACGACCGCCACGGCCGTGATCGATCCGGGAGGTGATGCGCCCGGTATCATCGATCTGATCGAGCGCTCCGGCCTGTCTCCGGTCGCGATCGTAAACACCCATGCCCACGTGGACCATATCGCCGCCAACCGGGAACTGGTCACCCGGTACGGCGTTCCGCTCGCCATCCATACCCGGGATGGCGATGCCCTGAACGACGGGGTCCGGAACTTGAGCGATTTCGGATTCGGCTCGGTCGAATCCCCGCCCGCCGACCGGGTTCTCGATGACGGGGAGTCGCTGGAAATCGGGTCCTGCCGCCTTCTGGTTATCGCCACGCCGGGTCACACCCCCGGGGGGATCTGTCTTTATTGGGAAGGCGGGGATGACGGACCCGGCGTGGTCTTCACCGGGGACACCCTCTTCGCCGGCGGCGTGGGCCGGGCCGATTTCCCGGGCGGTTCGATGTCGACCCTGTTGGCTTCGATCAGGGACAGGCTGTATGTTCTCCCCCCCCCCACCCTGGTCCTGCCCGGCCACGGTCCGGCCACGACGATAGGACGGGAACGGGCCTCGAACCCCTTCGTCCGGTATCCGTGA
- the xerD gene encoding site-specific tyrosine recombinase XerD, whose translation MKPRAEASAPSPEAALFLGEFTNYLSVERGLSRHTVEAYETDLRKFLRFLAGKGRVELSAVRRDDIMDFLLREKKRGLKARSLSRGLVAVRMFFRFLTMEGYLREDITEVLESPHLWQELPKVLSPAEVESLLTQPFPDDRYGHRDRAMLETLYATGLRASELVTLTVDHVNLDSGFIRCLGKGSKERIVPVGAAARQALETYLERSRPLFLRGGEDSGVLFLGRGGKGLSRARLWGIVKSWVSRAGIRKEVSPHTLRHSFATHLLGRGADLRSIQEMLGHSNISTTQVYTHVDRERLKEVHRRFHPRG comes from the coding sequence GTGAAGCCCCGTGCCGAAGCCTCGGCCCCTTCCCCCGAGGCCGCGCTTTTCCTCGGAGAATTCACGAACTATCTCTCGGTGGAACGGGGCCTGAGTCGGCACACGGTCGAGGCCTACGAAACCGATCTGCGCAAATTCCTCCGGTTTCTGGCCGGGAAAGGACGCGTCGAACTGAGCGCGGTTCGCCGCGACGACATCATGGACTTTCTGTTGCGCGAGAAAAAGCGGGGTCTTAAAGCTCGTTCTCTCTCCCGTGGGCTGGTGGCGGTCAGGATGTTTTTCCGGTTTCTAACCATGGAAGGATACCTCCGCGAGGACATTACCGAGGTGCTGGAGTCGCCCCACCTCTGGCAAGAGCTTCCCAAGGTGCTTTCTCCCGCGGAAGTCGAATCGCTCTTGACTCAGCCGTTTCCCGACGACCGCTACGGTCACCGCGACCGGGCCATGCTCGAAACCCTGTACGCCACCGGGCTGCGGGCGTCGGAACTGGTCACCCTTACGGTCGATCACGTCAACCTCGATTCCGGTTTCATCCGGTGTCTGGGCAAAGGGTCCAAGGAGAGGATCGTCCCGGTCGGCGCCGCCGCCCGTCAAGCGCTGGAAACGTATCTGGAACGGAGCCGCCCTTTGTTCCTCCGGGGCGGGGAGGACTCCGGGGTGTTGTTTCTGGGGCGTGGAGGAAAGGGTCTGAGCCGCGCCCGTTTGTGGGGGATCGTCAAATCCTGGGTTTCCCGGGCCGGAATCAGAAAGGAAGTCAGTCCCCATACGTTGCGGCACTCCTTCGCCACCCACCTTCTCGGCCGGGGAGCCGACCTGCGGTCGATTCAGGAGATGCTCGGGCATTCCAACATCAGCACTACGCAGGTGTATACCCACGTCGACCGGGAAAGGCTCAAGGAAGTCCATCGCCGCTTTCATCCGCGGGGGTGA
- a CDS encoding response regulator has protein sequence MLAKKILVIDDEQDIRDVLSEYFNLKGFLVEAVSDGKEGLKRMEEFTPNIILLDYAMPRATGLDLFPKFREMFPYVKVVVITGRGTEAVAVRALKMGIDDYITKPFDLDVVGRAVDYYLRKQLEELVALNRKYIYPLDTDEILNRYEYIRLVHERPDLGVKTISNFFTFSRQDFYNYLGRLKKWGAYGLFGERELKTYCQRFKETRLKERVQIPFKPLLGEGTKRQGRKSYRLENFINAADPIQMKLEMLREAATQKTPHIGKICNRFGITREAFYQTYRAFQEKGVFGLLPRRKGRPRKDDSEE, from the coding sequence ATGCTGGCGAAAAAGATATTGGTAATCGACGACGAACAGGATATCCGGGACGTTCTCTCGGAATATTTCAACCTTAAGGGATTTCTGGTGGAGGCGGTCTCCGACGGCAAGGAAGGATTGAAGCGGATGGAGGAGTTTACTCCCAATATCATTCTTCTCGATTACGCCATGCCCCGGGCCACCGGATTGGATCTCTTCCCCAAGTTCCGGGAGATGTTTCCGTACGTCAAGGTCGTGGTCATCACCGGGCGCGGGACGGAAGCGGTGGCCGTGCGGGCCTTGAAGATGGGGATCGACGATTACATCACCAAGCCCTTCGATCTCGATGTGGTGGGCCGGGCCGTCGATTATTACCTGCGCAAGCAGCTGGAGGAGCTGGTCGCCCTCAACCGCAAATACATCTATCCCCTGGATACCGACGAAATTCTCAACCGCTACGAGTATATACGTCTCGTGCACGAACGGCCGGATCTGGGGGTCAAGACGATCAGCAATTTCTTCACGTTCTCCCGCCAGGATTTCTACAACTACCTCGGCCGCCTGAAAAAATGGGGGGCATACGGGCTCTTCGGCGAACGGGAACTGAAAACCTACTGCCAGAGGTTCAAGGAGACGCGCCTGAAGGAGCGGGTTCAGATTCCCTTCAAACCGCTTCTGGGGGAGGGGACAAAGAGACAGGGTCGCAAGAGCTACCGGCTGGAAAATTTCATCAACGCCGCCGATCCCATTCAGATGAAACTGGAAATGCTCCGGGAGGCCGCCACCCAGAAAACTCCCCATATCGGCAAAATCTGCAACCGGTTCGGGATCACCAGGGAAGCGTTTTATCAAACCTACCGCGCTTTCCAGGAAAAGGGAGTTTTCGGCCTGCTTCCGCGCCGTAAAGGGCGTCCGCGCAAGGACGATTCCGAAGAGTAA